From a single Pseudomonas cremoricolorata genomic region:
- a CDS encoding phosphoglycolate phosphatase, whose protein sequence is MSGFEQLFADALPRLVMFDLDGTLVDSVPDLAVAVDHMLLEMGRPPAGTEAVRQWVGNGAQVLVRRALAGGIDHAAVDDALAEQGLALFMEAYARSHEHTVIYPGVRDTLRWLRKRGIEMALITNKPERFVAPLLDQMKIGEYFRWIIGGDTLPQKKPDPAALLFVMQMAGVTPQQSLFVGDSRSDVLAARAAGVQCAALSYGYNHGRPISEESPSLVLDDLRALIPGCVVTAAGITLPDFKDSTHREPPVVVTGKYWMKVIKALARWRWRA, encoded by the coding sequence ATGAGTGGCTTCGAGCAGCTGTTTGCGGACGCGCTGCCCAGGCTGGTGATGTTCGACCTCGATGGCACGCTGGTCGACTCGGTACCCGACCTGGCCGTTGCAGTCGATCACATGCTGCTCGAAATGGGCCGTCCGCCTGCGGGCACCGAGGCGGTCCGGCAATGGGTCGGCAACGGCGCCCAGGTGCTGGTACGCCGTGCACTGGCGGGCGGCATCGATCACGCTGCGGTCGACGATGCCTTGGCCGAGCAGGGGCTGGCGCTGTTCATGGAGGCGTATGCGCGCAGCCATGAACACACGGTGATCTACCCTGGCGTGCGCGACACCCTGCGCTGGCTGCGCAAGCGCGGTATCGAGATGGCGCTGATCACCAACAAGCCAGAGCGCTTCGTCGCGCCCTTGCTCGATCAGATGAAGATCGGCGAATACTTCCGCTGGATCATCGGCGGCGACACCCTCCCGCAGAAAAAGCCCGACCCGGCGGCGTTGCTGTTCGTCATGCAGATGGCCGGCGTCACCCCGCAGCAGTCGCTGTTCGTGGGTGATTCGCGCAGCGATGTGTTGGCCGCGCGTGCCGCTGGCGTGCAGTGCGCGGCGCTCAGCTACGGCTACAACCATGGGCGGCCGATCAGCGAGGAATCACCGAGCCTGGTGCTCGATGACCTGCGCGCCTTGATCCCCGGTTGCGTAGTCACAGCCGCTGGGATAACGTTGCCCGACTTCAAGGATTCGACACACAGAGAGCCTCCCGTGGTGGTCACCGGCAAATACTGGATGAAAGTTATCAAGGCCCTGGCCCGCTGGCGCTGGCGCGCCTGA